A segment of the Ictalurus punctatus breed USDA103 chromosome 24, Coco_2.0, whole genome shotgun sequence genome:
AGATGGTTTACTCCTAATCCAGACtttgtcatatttatttttcttctgccAGGATGAATCTGGTTCAGCAAGAGAAGGAACTGACTGAGAACATACTGACTGTGGTAAGACATAAACACTTCATAGATTCTCAGAGATACGTGCACTCCTTTTATTCAGCAGATTCTTTTATCCAACGTGACTTATATACTGAAATAAGATGCAgttaacatttaattatttaactgACACGTTTCTAAAAGTAAGTAagacttaaatatatatatatatatatatatatatatatatatatatatatatatatatatatatatatatatgtatatatgtatatatataaaacatgtttaaaacgATTTGAATAAAATGGTACATGAAGTAgcatacagggtgtcccaaaaattTCCATACGtcggggactatgtttgccagcaccacgtctgTTGTTCCTGCATcagtggacgtccacttctcggttggtctgcaacacttccggTCTTTTTGAATAAGTTTGTcagcagtggtgtgtgtttgtgtgtgtgtgtgtgtgtgtgtgtgatgcgcTTGCCATGTCTCCTGTCAAAGTCCATCGCAgccttgcaacagcttcctgatccagccatgtgaatgatttcaatatgtaaattaatacagttataaattaagtcaatatgtacattttggaagacattttgctaaaaattgTTGCTTTCCCCTCtttatatggagacttttgggacaccctgtagaataGGAAGtctaaacaataaaataaaataacacaaaacatcCAGAGGTTTTCAACAGCTTAAGCTTTCGCCATGCAGTATTTTCCTAGACAGAGAATACACTTTCTATTACATGTAGGTTCCTCCCAGCAGCCgccttttgttcatttaaaaaatgtttatcttatttatttattttactcctTGTGAATCATGATGTATAAATGTATCTAAGTGATATGTTATCCTTTAAAATGCTTGCATATTGAAAGCTTTATCCTTAAATGTCAGCTACTGCTTGATGATGGAGTTGTAGAATAAAATAGCATGACTTAATCTCCtaccattaattaattaattaatcaaatgtTTGTTGCTCTGTTTGACAGCTGAAGGAGCAGGCCACTGACTCCATAACAGTGCTGGAGGGAGCTCTGAACGTTAAGAAGGATTTTTACGTCCATACTATACGGACGCTTGACCTGCTGGCAGCTGATGCCAGTACAGCCAACGGCGAGACAGAATGCTCCACAGCCGGCCTTAGGATTAGTGCTGATGAGCTCCACTGTCAGGTAGAATACAATCAATGATTGAGTGATTAATGTTAGTAATCATCTGGTTAGCTGGTGTCTAGggggtgttctggtgcactatggctgccgtcgcatcatcccgGTGGATGCTATACACTCGTGGTGGTTGAggacacacccccccccccccccccccccccccccacaatgtaaagcgctttgagtgcctagaaaagtgcaATCACTTTAATACTAATCTGTGACTGACAAGAACCAGGCGTTCATTTATGCCTTCAtggaaattaaaatgtttgttatttttcCAACATCTAAGCTCTGATCTGATTTCCTGTGTTTCATTtgaatgttgttttgttgtgtgaTAATGTTCATATGATTGTCTGTTTTGCAGGTGCATTATGATTTAGGAGGTATTTACTTCCAGCATGGCTGCTCTGATCCTTCAGCCTATGTGAAGGCTCAGGAGCACTTCCGCAAAACGAGGGAACTGTTAGCGAAGGTATACGAAATTCATACActgtgcgctctctctctctgtctcttttttgcTTTTCGTTTGTTGGCTACAGCTACAGTTGCAAGGCTTCTGGGATATGCCTTTTCGTGCCATCTCCTCTAGTGCCATATTCGTTCTAGTTTGAAATGAAACCCAGTGGTTGCTTTTCATTCTTTGTGCATacgtttttttttggtgttgtttttttaaagaaatatttttttttctccaaactttCAATGAACacggcttaaaaaaaaattcagaggaTATCCATAAATAAACCGTAACCCTTCTCAAATGTACGCGTGTTGGTTTGCAGCTGAGCTCGGATCCGCTACACTGTCATCTAGATGAGAAGCGACTAGCCGGCTACTGGATGGCATGCAGAACGCTGACCGGCTCTTCGGACTCCAGCGACAGCCAGCTCACCCCCTACTGCCTCATCAACAGCTTAATCAAGACTCACAATTACCAGGTCAggattatttctttatttctttttcaggatgCAGTGTGCTGTCATTATATAGTGTGCAGGAGCTGAAGGATTTTAAGAAGTCACAGTAATCATATCTAATACAGTACACAAGATGGTGCTGAatcagtggttaaggttctgATCGCAAAATTGTGAGCCCAAATCACAGGATTGATaggcaaatatataaatagatcCTTAaccaaggcccttaaccttcaactatTCAGCTGTATGCTTGGATTATATACTACCTCATGGAGGGGATAAAAAAggatctgccaaatgaataactTTAAATGCAAATGCTCCATAATCTCAGTTCTTCTAAACCAAGCATATGGATGCAGATCAAAATTCACTTCATTCTATTGCTACACAATAAATCATTCATCATTTATCATAATATTGGCTTTGATACACTTGATACAACAGTGATATTATCCTGTTGTTCTGCATGATAACCAGCTCCTTGTTGGAGTTCAATTATGTCTTTTCATTGATCTATGTTATTTATTTCGTAAGTAACATTGATCAGAGAGAgacatttttgtatttgttgcAGGCGTTGATCGAAGCCTTCATCAAAGACAACATTACGCACAGCCTGCCGAACAGCTTCAGACACTCGGTTCAGCTGGAGCTTCTACATAAGGTTCAGCAAGGGTGAGCCACACAGTTCTACAATACGATCACATATACTCGGTTACTAAGGGAAATCTTCTACTGATGACAAGTTGTGAGTATAAATTTCAGATCTGTAGTAATACCTTTAAAAACCACAGCATTGCTGAATtcctgattctgattggtcagaaggtgttgattttctataacagcagctctggcagtatTTCCACAGGCAAGgcaagtcacaggtttatattaatgggcTCATTcttatgttatcatttctaaagTAACAGCTTGTTATCAGAGACTTTTAAAGTGGTCACTGCaaataacaatactactaccactGAACAAAttcttaaatgttatttaacaaaaaatttcGATATgctgaagctttctgtaaagagatgtttatttaatatttctggGGGGAATCTCCAGACAGGGCTGTAACGCATGGATAAACATGtgaagaacgtgtgtgtgtgtgtgtgtgtgtgtgtgtgtgtgtgcaaacagGGACATGATTACGGAGGAGGTGTGTtataagctgtgtgtgtgtaatgctgTACGGGACGCTCTGGAAGGTCAGGTGCTCAGTGTCCGCTTTCACCAGCTGCTGCTCAAACCCAGCAAACGCACCATCAGCTTCCTACTGGAGGTAAAGTGGGGGAAATTGATTACTGGCTGACATGAGCAAACCTATTGTTTAATCTATTTCATAGTTTATGCTTTTTCTCGTTTCTTTTTGTAGGTATGTACAAGGTCCTTAGATAAGGAGCATACCTCGGAGATGTCCAAAAGGAAAATGGCTCTCTTTCTCAAGTGAGTACTCTTATTGGGTACTTACTGGGGTCTGTGTCATAGGCTGATTGGTGCAAGATTTAAATAATCAAACTGTTTGAATTGTACTTGGTCCATGTGGTCTGACCCAGACTGTTTATTCCTAGGAATCTTTGTGAGAGGTTAGAGGAGATTCCTTTGGCCTACATGGTTTCATCCCATAAGCTCTTCATGGAGCTGCTTTCAGATGAGGAAAAGAAAACTCTGCTGGATCAGATGAGGAGAAGATCAGCTACAGTCAACCTCAGTGCCAAGCCGCTGCCCTCCTTCTACGACATTCCAGGTATGCAAGGTGTCATTACCATTTATGTTATGATGAGATGCATGGAACATTAAACATTaggacatttatttttattttttggtactCATTTGTAGCCTCCGCTAGTGTGAATATCGGTCAGCTGGAGCAGCAGCTCATTCTCTCGCTGGATGCACGTCAGATCAGACAGATCCTCATTGAGCTTCATGGCATGGCTGAACGTTCCTTCTGGAGAGTAAATAGCAAGGTCAGAAGAATAAAAGTTTACAGTTCATGTTCATTTCACCTTAAAATATATCAGACCAGTCACTTGATAACCCACAGGAAGAGATAATGGCAATGTTTTTATCAGTCCCTCCAAGGTTTCATgattttgtgattgcagaaatgaacacaaaatcaagcaaactccacaatattcagaggagcttgcaattttccaaattcctgcagattttctgaagatttggtccaagacatgtcatgtgatgtcatcacaacacacattcggACACATTCGGCCACAttcggccaaagccctcttcgattcacatatGTTGAagatgaatacagctaaaaggtctcatttacagTTTCGTGCATATGCATTTTttccaattcgagtagttttccgccaacaaaatcacaaaaaagtCCATAAATTGCCCACAGcataatcaagcatttttggcagtAACAATCTGGCGTTGTTTTAGCCAATTTATGTGCTGTCTTTATGTGGCCTTCTGCTAAaacaacctgggcttccataacacctcagcagtgccacagactGATTGCTTCCATGCCActccgcattgatgcagtacttcgtgcaaaaggagcgcattgagtgcataaattaacgtacttttcagaaggtcgtcAATTCTGTattatgaattctttattctaatattttgagacactggatttttgatttccatgagctgtaagcagTAAGCATCAAGATTAGAAGAGTTGTGTTGATGTAAATTTTTAGTctgaattttatatttttaacactcagtttgtgtgttttattttaaataaatgaaaaaatgataCTAAAAGTTTGATCCCCCTCAATCTGATTAatcgaaataataataataataataataatcggacaactaatcaattatgaaaataatcgttagatGCAGCCTTTAGTTAAATATATCCACTCTTGTGGGAAGGCAAACAAATTACGAATACTAATTATCCAGAGTATAAATATACTGTTAAACAAAAACCCTGtgagagaggaaatgaaaaaaacaaaacaaatgagtacagaagtttttatttatttatttagtgagtTCAGGTGTAGTGCACTTTTAAGTGCTTATTTACAATTAACAGAGAAAATGATCAGTTATTATGCTGAGTCACTGATGCATaacattttattatcagactatATTTTGTTATAGgaacactttttttatttagttagttatctAGCCTATGCtagattttgtaaataaatgatttaaataaatgttgccCTGTTTCTACTGCCTTGCCTCTAGTGGGAAGTTCCTTCAGACTACATAAACGTCATCCTCGCCATTAAGGATAACCTCACGCGGGACCTCCTGTTCATTCTTATGGCCAAAGGCCTTCACTGTGTCAATATAAAGGTCTGTACTTTATCAGTGTGTCATTAGTATCaaaaacatccttttttttttttttttttttttttttttttttttttggctttggaCTTTATACAAAACTCTTCTCATCGGTTTTAAAAAGCATtgttttcaaaaatgttaattatGAGTTCGATTGCATTGTTACATGAAGCGCGCACTTGTTGCAGGACTTTGTTCATGCACGCCAGCTTTTCTCGGCTTGCCTGGAGCTCGTGACTGAATTCTCACCGAAGCTGCGCCAGGTCATGTTGAACGAGATGTTGCTGCTGGAGGTGCGAGCACACGAGGCCGAGGGTGGGATGGAAAGACCCCCTTCAGACCTGGTGAGCCGGGTGCGAGGCTACCTCGAGATGAGGATCCATGGTAAGAGATGCATTTTTCTCCTCACTTGGACCCTCACCTattattcatcttttcatctaaCTTCATTGCATGATGTCATGGGTTCATATTGATTGCTATTATGTGATGTGAATTTCATAATTTCTTTCAGATATTCCCCTCAGGCAGGTCATTGGGGAAGAGTGTGTGGCCTTCATGTTAAACTGGAGAGAGAATGAATATCTCACATTACAGGTGCCTCAGTCACTGGTGAACAACAACCCATATATTAAGGTGAGGATATATCTGTGCTATGCATCTGCTTAGTTATTTGGAGGGAATggagtagattttttttttttgcttgtagtattttattttaagaccctggacttttttttttttaacactaccTGGCAAAATTCAACGTTGAAGTCAGATCTAATATGCTATTATCTAATATGATTGATAATTTTATCAGTGTTCTGGATTGGAGATtgtatttctgtctcatttgaCCATTTCCCTTTTGTGAGTAGCTCGGGCAGCTCCTGGCTTCCACCTGTAAAGAGCTCCCGGGTCCTAAAGAGAGTCGGCGTACAGCTAAAGAACTGTGGGAGGTGGTGGTGCAGATCTGCAGCGTATCCAGCCAGCACAAGCGGACCAGCGATGGTAGAGTCAGCCTCATCAAACAGAGAGATTCCTCACTCGGCATCCTGCCCAGGTGAGACACGTATTCAGCAAGGGCTGGTTAAGTATGTGCTCTGCTAAAATTAATTAGGATGAATTAAGCCAGAGACTGTGCAtgtataattaataaattagaTAGATGTGTTGGACTGGTAAAACTTACTTTTAGGTTATTTATACTCCAATCTCCTGTTCAACAAGGAGATAGCTTTTCTGTTGTGGTTTCGGTAAACCTGtgccactgtagcctcagatctGTAGACCGTCTACCTTAAGATTTtgcgtgttgtgcattctgaaatgcttgtcttcaccatggttgtaaagggatcacattttccccattttggTCTATGATGTGAGCATTacatgaagctcttgatctgcatctgcatgattttaggCATTGCaatgctgccacgtgattggctgatttggatatttgcatgaatgtgcCGGTTTATTCGTGTTCGTAATGAAGTTAGGAACTATATATTGTGTTGTAATGGAGATAAAGCGTCAAAGATTATGAACTACTCAGAACAGTGGCTTTCCTGGAAAGATCTGAGGAATAGTattatttaaatgcattaaGTGCTTCTTTTTCTATGTAAGTACACCTGAGGTAAGGACATGTTCATGAAAATGGCCTGTTTAAGAATAATACTGAATCTGAATATGTCCCTTACTTGCTCTCAGGAATAAATTCATCACATTTGTCAAAAAACTGCGGGTGAGTTTGTGAAGCTTTTGCGTATATACATGTTGTTCAAGTATCTTAACActccacatttatttatttttaataaaacaccaCTAATTATCATGATTTTCTGCAGGAGCCTTTGGTGCTGACCACGCTCATCTCTTTATTTGTGAGACTGCATTGTATCGTAAGGGTATGTATAAGCAAATCACttacattttcttattttttcaacTTCAGAcctaatataaatgaaatacatttaataaattaatagaaaTTAAGCATTTATGCCTACTGTAATCGACTCCCTTTTTTAGGATGACATTGTGAATGAAGTGACAGCAGAACATTTGTCCATATGGCCTTCCTCCCTGGCAAAGTAAGTGTCACACTCCTGCTTGTTCTATAGGTTTTAAAAAGAGATTTGCATAATGAAGACATGTGGAAGAGCAATAGGTGCAGTAAGAATTAAAGCTGTGTATTATAGCCATAGTTAATGTTGACAGACATTACTGAAAGTGCAGCCTCGCCTATTCctcggtccctccaggattttgcggtTACAGAAATTATTGCAAAATTCAAAGACACTGCACAGtatttgcaatttttcaaaattttcgcagattttggccaagatgtatcatgtgacatcatcacaactcAGCCAATGcccccttcgattcacgtgcatcaaacatgagtacagctaaaaggtctcatttaccaacaaacatcattgcGAAAGACCAagtcaagtagttttccacagaaaaaaaaactcagcaaattgaaggaagaaaaaaaaaaagccacagcaaaattgAGCGTTTTTGGcttcaacaatcacaaaaaaaaactccgcagaatcctgtatggactgactcctttatttttgtttcaaagAAGCatgtttgatgatgatgatgatgatgatgatgatgatgatgtgatgcaCATCTCCCAGTATACAGTCTGTTGATGTGGAGGCTGTAGCAGTAACAGTGAAGGAGCTTGTAACCTACGCTCTCACCCTCAACCCCAACAACCAGTCCTGGCTCATCACCCAAGCAGACTTATACTTTGGCAAGTGTCACTGTAGAAAACTTAGTTGGAGATCTCagccctatttatttatttatttatttatttatttatttatttatttatttattaaccaaCAGTGGTTTTCAAGCTGAGTGGTAATTCAGAGGTTCTgtgtatttttgaaaataactCCTAAAAAGATTGGAAATTCtactgattttatatatatatatatatatatatatatatgtgtgtgtatgtgtgtgtgtgtgtatgtgtgtatatgtatgtgtatatatatatatatatatatatatatatatatatatatatatatatatatatatatatgtgtgtgtgtgtgtgtgtgtgtgtgtgtatgtgtgtgtatgtatatatatatatatatatatatatatatatatatatatatatatatatatatatatatatatatatatatatatatatataaaatcagtagaatttccaatatttttaggagttattttcaaaaatacacagacattataatgtatacatacattatatatatatatatatatatatatatatatatatatatatacacacacacacacacacacacatattatatatatatatatatatatatatatatatatatatatatatatatatataatatgtgtgtgtgtgtgtgtatgtgtgtatatatatatatatatatatatatatatatatatatatatatatatatatatatatatatatatatataatatatatatatatatatatatatataatgtatgtatatgtaatgtaaatgttttgcaGTAATCTTTGTTGCATTAATAGGGTCTCAAAGAATTTAGATGGTTTTGTTTATGGTCACTATAAGTAGTACTCATGTTTTTAACTTAATTGCTATCTGCTGAGCAAATAACAGAAGAAGCTGTTTTATCTAAGCATGTATAATGGAcgtttaataaatgttaaaatgtatgGATATACTGTAACAAGTCCGACTTTTCCACTTGATTTGATAGCACTGACCCCACAGCATCGCTTGTGTACTATACAAAGCAttcaaacatgaaaataaatacagaaaacagTACTGGAATTGTGGAGCTCACATCATAATCCTACGTCAGCTTTATCAAAAACTGTTATGTTTTCCCTTACAAATGATTCAACGCAGAAACCAGTTTTCTCAGAGTTGTCTATTTTGAACAGTGGGTTCAAAAAGATGCGATTGTGTTTCTAGAGTGAATGAAAAGGCGAAATGAATGAGAAAATATTTGTTTACCTGCTTTAATGTTGACTAGgcccaattaaaaaaaaaaaactttagtaGTTACATGGAAAAGACCTCTAATCACCGGGAAATATAgcagtttatatatttctataatgcaaattgtttattattctttttttttgttttgttttctttgagcAGTGACGAACCAGTACTCTGCTGCTATGCACTACTACTTACAGGCAGGTACCGTGTGCTCGGATTTCTTCACCAAACCTGTCCCTCCTGACGTCTACACTGATCAGGTACAACCAAATAAGACCTCTGGTACTTACTGCTTACTCTGTTACAGTTTATCATTACACAACAAATCCAAGTTGTTTAGCTTGGTTTTAAGCTGGGGCTTTTGATGTCAAGTACTTCATCAGATTATGTAATGTATAAAACACAACATGGTGTcctgctgtaggaaaataatcaacactgaATAATGtgattgtactgtatgtaatgcAGAGTCACTCTCTGCATGTCGCCAAGCAAATTGCTGATTAATTTTACCCcatttttctccccaatttggtcatctGCCAATTCACACCCACCAGCCAGTTCTCCCCAGTCGTACAACAACTACCACCTGGGGAGGGTGAAAGCTAGcgtgtgcttcctctgagacatgcaAAGCCAGGCAGCCAACCACATCCTTTTCTCGTGGCAGTTtaacactcagaggaaagcgctgTCCACCTTCTGCTTCTACATATGCGCTTCTGCATAtgtgagctcacagatgcccacaatTGGCTCAATGggcttgtttgtccagcacatcccactgATGCTCGatttggattgagatctggggaatttggaggtcaagtcaacaccttgaactctttcaTGTTCCTCAACCTGGCggaagaggccactgccattagggaataccgtttcCATGAAATGGTGTACTTGGTGTGCaccaatgtttaggtaggtggtacatgtcaaagtaacatccacatggatgccaggacccaaggtttcccagcagaacattgctcagagcatcacacttcctccaccagcttaACTTCTTCttcatagtgcatcctggtaccaTCTCTTCCTGGTACCACTGGACAGTGGTCAGCATGGAGACACTgtccggtctgcagctacgcagcaagctgcgatgcactgtgtgttctgacacctttctatcatagccagcattattTGTGCTATTGTAGCTCCTCTGTGGGATCAGAttagatgggctagccttcgctccccatgcgTGTCAATGAGCCtcgggtgcccatgaccctgatGCTGGTTCACTGGTCCTTCCTCTgagcacttttggtaggtactaaccactgcatatcaGGAACACCCCACAGGACCTGCCGTTATGCAGATGCtttgacccagtcatctagccatcacaatttggcccttatcATCACTCAGATTCTTGCACTTgcacatttttcctgcttctaacacatcaacttcaagaactgactgttcacttactgcTTAATGTATCCCACCCATTGAAAGGTGCTACTGTAACAAGATAGTCACTGGGTTTTggtgggttttttattttattttataacttcACCTGTCTgtagttttaatgttgtggctgcTTGGTGTGTAGCTGTTCATTATCCATTTTTACAAATGAGAGTTTACACTCTAATGTTTTGACAGGTTCTGAAGAGAATGATCAAGTGTTGCTCATTGTTAAACTGCCATACTCAGGTAAGGTAGCACAATCGGTGGTACCCATTTGAACATTTCTAAAAACAGGAAATATGGATGTAACACCACCGTTGGTTTTGTAGGTCGCTGTTCTCTGCCAGTTTCTGAGGGAAGTTGATTATATGACTGCATTCAAAGCTCTCCAGGAGCAGAACAGGTACAAAGGCAAATAGATTTTGCTATTTAGTTTTGTGCTATTAAGCTATTCATACAGTATGCTGTCCAAGTATGTGGATAATATAACtactttctttctccttcttttttttttttaaatcaagccACGATTCCATGGATTCGTTTTACGACTACATCTGGGACGTGACCATCTTAGAGTATTTGACCCGTATCCTTTTAGAAACTTGCGTGTGTACCTGTATGTTTAACTGTTTTGTGAGGACCAAATGTCTggagatttaattttttaaaatatatatttattttatttaagaacTATATTAAAGTGAAATGtatgtattaattaatgtttCACTCTTGATTAATTACTTCAAGTCTTAACTCTCCAACACTGCAGACATTCATCACAAACGTGGTGAGCTTGAAAAAAGACAAGTTGCTGTGAGTATCGTATAAATTAATTTCACCAACTTGTACTGCAAAATCGAGCTATTCATTAAATATTGACTATTTTTTATACAGTAGACTTGATTTCAAAAACTAATTTTGCAGCAATTATTTCAAATCCCCTCCCTTTTATTTAGCATGCAGTACCTACAtgttttataaattataaagcaaaaatatatCATGATCCATATTATAAAGATATCAAGCTGCTTTGAGCACAAGTTAAACATACACCTGACTGATATTAAGTTCTGATTTGAACAGATCAAGGCTATTGGACAGACAGAGCTCAACTCCAGTAACCCAGAGGAAGTTTTGCAGCTCGCTGCtcagaagagaaagaagaaattCCTTCAGGCCATGGCCAAACTTTACTTTTAAAGTAAATTCACAACAccaaaaatgtgcatttttttttaacaacaaaaataaatacattcagtaACTCCAGTATTTTTTCCTGTATATTTCTTTTAC
Coding sequences within it:
- the ints8 gene encoding integrator complex subunit 8 isoform X1, which produces MGKPKVKMSAEAADREAVTGSRPTTPPQTAWFEFLLDPSLLEQHLQKTTSDPPPVQLVIQFLEQASKPSVNEQNQVQPPADNRRNRTLKLLALKVAAHLRWDLDVLEKGLTIPVLNMLLNELLCVSKVPPGVKHVDLDLSMLPPTTAMAVLIYNRWAMRTIVLSSFPEKHTKPGPHQLNMMNLVQQEKELTENILTVLKEQATDSITVLEGALNVKKDFYVHTIRTLDLLAADASTANGETECSTAGLRISADELHCQVHYDLGGIYFQHGCSDPSAYVKAQEHFRKTRELLAKLSSDPLHCHLDEKRLAGYWMACRTLTGSSDSSDSQLTPYCLINSLIKTHNYQALIEAFIKDNITHSLPNSFRHSVQLELLHKVQQGDMITEEVCYKLCVCNAVRDALEGQVLSVRFHQLLLKPSKRTISFLLEVCTRSLDKEHTSEMSKRKMALFLKNLCERLEEIPLAYMVSSHKLFMELLSDEEKKTLLDQMRRRSATVNLSAKPLPSFYDIPASASVNIGQLEQQLILSLDARQIRQILIELHGMAERSFWRVNSKWEVPSDYINVILAIKDNLTRDLLFILMAKGLHCVNIKDFVHARQLFSACLELVTEFSPKLRQVMLNEMLLLEVRAHEAEGGMERPPSDLVSRVRGYLEMRIHDIPLRQVIGEECVAFMLNWRENEYLTLQVPQSLVNNNPYIKLGQLLASTCKELPGPKESRRTAKELWEVVVQICSVSSQHKRTSDGRVSLIKQRDSSLGILPRNKFITFVKKLREPLVLTTLISLFVRLHCIVRDDIVNEVTAEHLSIWPSSLANIQSVDVEAVAVTVKELVTYALTLNPNNQSWLITQADLYFVTNQYSAAMHYYLQAGTVCSDFFTKPVPPDVYTDQVLKRMIKCCSLLNCHTQVAVLCQFLREVDYMTAFKALQEQNSHDSMDSFYDYIWDVTILEYLTHIHHKRGELEKRQVAIKAIGQTELNSSNPEEVLQLAAQKRKKKFLQAMAKLYF
- the ints8 gene encoding integrator complex subunit 8 isoform X2, with the protein product MSAEAADREAVTGSRPTTPPQTAWFEFLLDPSLLEQHLQKTTSDPPPVQLVIQFLEQASKPSVNEQNQVQPPADNRRNRTLKLLALKVAAHLRWDLDVLEKGLTIPVLNMLLNELLCVSKVPPGVKHVDLDLSMLPPTTAMAVLIYNRWAMRTIVLSSFPEKHTKPGPHQLNMMNLVQQEKELTENILTVLKEQATDSITVLEGALNVKKDFYVHTIRTLDLLAADASTANGETECSTAGLRISADELHCQVHYDLGGIYFQHGCSDPSAYVKAQEHFRKTRELLAKLSSDPLHCHLDEKRLAGYWMACRTLTGSSDSSDSQLTPYCLINSLIKTHNYQALIEAFIKDNITHSLPNSFRHSVQLELLHKVQQGDMITEEVCYKLCVCNAVRDALEGQVLSVRFHQLLLKPSKRTISFLLEVCTRSLDKEHTSEMSKRKMALFLKNLCERLEEIPLAYMVSSHKLFMELLSDEEKKTLLDQMRRRSATVNLSAKPLPSFYDIPASASVNIGQLEQQLILSLDARQIRQILIELHGMAERSFWRVNSKWEVPSDYINVILAIKDNLTRDLLFILMAKGLHCVNIKDFVHARQLFSACLELVTEFSPKLRQVMLNEMLLLEVRAHEAEGGMERPPSDLVSRVRGYLEMRIHDIPLRQVIGEECVAFMLNWRENEYLTLQVPQSLVNNNPYIKLGQLLASTCKELPGPKESRRTAKELWEVVVQICSVSSQHKRTSDGRVSLIKQRDSSLGILPRNKFITFVKKLREPLVLTTLISLFVRLHCIVRDDIVNEVTAEHLSIWPSSLANIQSVDVEAVAVTVKELVTYALTLNPNNQSWLITQADLYFVTNQYSAAMHYYLQAGTVCSDFFTKPVPPDVYTDQVLKRMIKCCSLLNCHTQVAVLCQFLREVDYMTAFKALQEQNSHDSMDSFYDYIWDVTILEYLTHIHHKRGELEKRQVAIKAIGQTELNSSNPEEVLQLAAQKRKKKFLQAMAKLYF